The genome window ttcgctcctattagtcttagccccaatttcaccaacgtatgttagcgttaacagcttgttaaaatgtcatgtcttctctttcattcataagaaaaatgaaagaggtaacgtgatactagttcgagcgttaactttaacagtcgttggtgaaattggggctaaggcTCAATTtgaccaacgactgttaaagttaacgctcggattagtatcacgttacttcttcgtttttcatatgaatgaaagagaagacatgacattttaacaagctgttaacactaacagacgttggtgaaattgggccttagcatgataaattatagcctatagccttcctcgataaatgggctatctaacactgaaagaatcatcaaaatccgttgcgtagttttaaagattaatttaagggacatgagggaaaaaagcgactttgttttataatatgtatagatttagcTTACCCAACACCTTGTTTCAGAATACAACCTTCTATCCTATACTAAGACTGCTACTTCCGCAGTGCGAGCGCGAGAGGAACCCTTACAATCTAAAAGAGACGAAGCTAGGGAGGCTATTGGTGAACGTCCTTGGGCTCAACAAACAGTCTGACGTAGCTCAGAAACTGTTGAACTTTCGAGCTGTAAACAGTGGTTCAAATGACAGTGATTTCGCGAGCGTCGCATACTTTGTATTAAAGTCTAGAATAGGCCAAGATGCGTCGACCGTGAGTGTTGGTGTAGTGAATGAAGTGCTACACACTATTGCTTCAGCCGAAACGGGCAATAAAGGACGTAAGTTGAGTTTGTTTGAGATGAGTACATTAGAGATTAACTACCACacaaactgccgcactcagagtggaacattaattagttaaatcataaatgtaataagtaatttattcaaaattttgacataagccccatacattatctgtcaaactcttaaatttatatttaagagtttgacagataatgtatggggcttatgttatttataaataaaaattaaagtatgtctctgagtacggcgcggcgcggcggtcaGACCGCCGTACTCATATTTacgaattaattacatttaagtaattaatgttccactctgagtgcgccAGAGAGacaaatatgtatatttaaaatgtcttctctttcattcatatgaaaatcgaaagaggtatGAGCTAAGATATAAAGGAGAAGAGAGACAAAGGAAAGGTCTCTtgagtatttttttcttttttttttactaataatacactttattaaaataaggtttaatattctaccgacattggtagATATTAGATTTACTTATTAACATATTCCACATTTTCAGCTGTTCTCGACGAGTCGTTCAGTTATCTGATGAAAAAGTTAAACGCAGCAGAGTTCAAATGGATACTGCGGATAATATTGAAGGATTTGAAACTAAGTATGAGCACGCAGCGCATTTTGGGCGCTTTCCATCCGGACGCACCAGAGTTCTTCCAAAACTGTAATAATATTCAGaaggtatttttaatttgttttatcagAAAAATTAGTTAGGTGCGATTCATTAATTAGGTACGTGTTTTTTAAGccctcttttatttatttatttatttaaagatacaccaacaacataattattgtgacaacattaataacttaaaagctaatacatttttgttttaaactaaCACAATAGTTAATTACAGGCGTATGCAACTGTTTTAGAGGTATTTGCTCCttacattaaaataagtttCTAGAAGTGTGTCATAAGAAATGCttaacttactataatatttaatgtaattataattaatataaacgaacttacaattaattagaagaactaatatttaattttattttcaagccTTACGTGATTAATGGACAATCCCTTACGTGTATAAACATTAATGCTGCAAAAGAAAACAATGTCTACAAAAAATGTGTTCGTTCGTATTGCACAAAGTTCCAACTTCAAAATGATTCAACAAAATATCCTTCCTTCAGTAAGACAAGGACACTATTATACTATAGTCTTTTTTTATGAGTGTTGAGCGAATGGCACTGCTATAATTATATTTCCAACATTATCATTGActcattttaatttcaatgCAATACAAATATTGTCGCTTATATTATTcaattaataatatctaattagTAAATAAACAAGATACGTCAGTGATGATCCATTTGAGCTTAACCGGTGCTAGACTATTTTAGCTTGAGatttaattcatcatcatcatcatgattTTTGTCAGGTGTGCGAAGAGTTTGAGGACGGTGACATTAGGCCTTTGGAACTGGGCGTCCAAATCGGATACGCGATCTGTCCCATGCTGTCCGAGAGAATGGACGTCACGGACGTACATCAACTGTCGCCAGACAAAGCTTATCAGGTTGAGGATAAATTTGATGGCGAAAGATTTCAGGTAGGTTACTTATATTGTATACCACACCAGTTTTCGAGCGTTATGCATATTTCGAGTTCAAAACTCAATGTTATGTAAATGTCCAGTCACCGCATTTTGAACAAGACCTAGCCCTACATGTTTCTTACACTCGCGCCTGATGCATTGCATTGCTTTCTCAGTCTTTACCGAACTTGAAGACAAAACGTTAATTTGTGCGCGGATGAGAGACAAGTGACCTTAtgctcgatttacacgggtgactaacgggtcgattttagtcgcgcggcaagtcaccagtcgaatcgcctgtccaatTTACACATTCTACAAAAATCGCCTGTGCCGCCCGAGATCTCCGCTATGTAtttgcagcaagcgatcgcttgcgactgagcgtttgaacggttgattttagtcaccagccgcatgcggccactGGCCGCagaactttggggcttgcggctttagccgcatgcggcgtagtcggaTTGTCATttagacggtcgattttcgccgtgcggctttagtcacccgtgtaaatccaccATTTGGCATTtcaaagatttttatttatctagcgactggaagtttaaaaaaaaaccggccaagtgcgagtcggactcgcgcaccgagggttccgacagcttaaaggtattatagacctgagtatttagtatgaatttcaatttaatacctctacgcgtttatgaggaaatgggtagtaagtttaaaattattaaaaaaaaatatattatgtgatgtaactaaaaatttatggttttcgtaatttttcctttatctatgctataagacgttgcttcgtaccaaatttcaagattctgagttcacgggaagcaccctgtaggttttgattcccttgcaagtgtcgaaaatttgcggcataaacggctgtatcttttgattgcgttggcttagaagtttgattttttcacagcttcaagggacagtagacctgagtaattgatataaatttcagcttcatgcctccacgcgttcctgagaaaaagggtcttgacagacggacagacggacaacaaagtgatcctataagggttccgttttttccttttgaggtacggaaccctaaaaatcaattTCTCAAGTCCTCGTCCCTAGAGTCCAAAATGCCAGAGTACTCTCAATTTGGTATTTCATGAGAATACCTGTATTTTGTACTTAGATGGAAACCGGACACGAATACATAATCTAATATGGATCGAAGCTGCGTTATTATGGCATGCAGTAGAATCAGGGTACAGGGGTACAGAAGTCGTATAAAAGCTCATTGGTTTCTTTGTGCACAGATGCACATGGAAAACGGAGTGTTCAACTATTTCTCACGCAAGGGTTTCTCGTACGCCGACAACTACGGACAGACATACGAGTCGGGCTTGCTCACGCCGTACCTGAAGGATTGTTTGAACAGTAACGTCAAAAGCGTCATACTCGATGGAGAAATGATGGGATGGCATAAAGAGAAGCAATATTTCGGATCCAAAGgtatttcatattaattttatttagtccGAAGTTTATGTGAAAGTAGTacaaaagtatgtctgtttgttatttTAAGCCGTTATTTATTCGATTTTATGAATTTGATATAGAAAGACTTCAAGTCTctcaaaaggaaaaattatACCTTATCATGGAAATGTTTTGCAGCAAGGACCTAATCGTAGTTACTAAAAGATTTCAATCGCAGGTTACTCGTACGACATCAAGAAAGTAACAGATAACTCGTCGTATCGCCCCTGTTTCTGCGTATTCGACGTGCTCTACTACAACGGCCGTTGTCTCATCGGACCCCCCGAGAAAGGCGGAGTTACTCTCAGAGATAGACTGAAGGTACTGGACACTGTATTCACCGATGTGGTCGGCGTTATACAGATCAGTAAACGGAAGATTGTCAAAGATAGGTGGGTATTTtctcagttttttttattaattatttatttttaacccccgacaaaaaagaggggtgttataagtttgacgtgtctgtctgtctgtctgtttgtctgtgtgtgtatctgtccgtggcatcgtagcatccaaacgggtggaccgattttgatctagttttttttgtttgaaagctgacatgatcgagagtgttcttagctataattcatcatcatcagcctgctcagtgctggacaatcagggtttatctggttcatgaaaggctgttagcaacttgtagtcgtttgatgggttttatatttcattctagttcgtgacatttgtgaatatacaataaacgtattacgtatacacataataatggaaagttgacctggtgctgcagcatcacctggtaatgaataggatatccaactcctcgccaacttagagcagaggtttcgggtttgggctcattttaatagcgacaaccagtaagaagtagataaatagCAAATATtttcatgctgctgctgcagcatcacctagattctataggaaccgagcttcgtatgaacccaaagtggagatttcatgtttgggctcatattaacggcctcatcgaaaaggacattgatagatggtaatcatgaaaCTATGATtttgttgataggaattattctgcactttaaccaacacaagtttaaaaagtatgaaataaaattaaattaagaaattaaaaaaaaagcggttccccgacacaccttgacaacaattatggactaaaatattactttacacaagttaggaattatttgaacttaaaggcagtaaacattatttcattactttttaaagttgtttggcgggggttttttttaattttttaatttaattttttgctttTTAAAAGTGTTCTAACAACAAAAAAGTTTGGAACCGTTGTTCTGCAGTATTTGTTCTTGACATTTCTCATCGCTTTGCTGCAATGTAACCGCCTAGTGCGGTCTTTCCTTAAGGCCTCAGTCTCGATATTAGCGCGCAGTGAGGCGGGAGCGTTGGCGGCGGCGCGGGAAGCCGTCTAGTACGCCGCGCGCCATTGCCTTCGAGCCCAGCTGTTTCATATAAatctatcccaccaaaaacatttcgtGTAAAATGTTGCCTAGACGACCACATTAAGTGTACActgtgaaaaagataatataaaatcatatatgtagagccaagcttctgaatctacacggccatactctactgaccctaactaaaacaaattctacataatatcattGTATGGCTCAGCTGTTCGTTActaacttcagatcagaaactagTAACTACAGatacattggaacgcgccgctcccgcgccgccgccgccaccaccccgctgcccgctgatttcgaagCTGAGACCTAAGAGACACTTATAGCATAGAATAGAAAGATCTAAGACAATCGTATCCCCAGGTATAGGAGCTTAGAGTCGAATTTTACGATGTTGGAATTGAGACTTTATTGCtttcctttcaaataattttagatGCCAAATTTATACAACTTCAGGAAAAAAGACAACAagcaaagataatattatatctttatcaTTGTTATGGTCTTTGTTGTTAAAAACTGCTCGTAAACtagctattttaatatttttatttttgttaacagTTCCGAAGTACTAGAAGGTCTCAATACGGCTATCGAGAACCAAGGCGAGGGCATCGTGGTCAAAGACTTGGACTCCTACTACATTGCCAACAAACGAAACGCCGGCTGGTATAAGATAAAACCAGaggtaaaaaatgttttttactattaagtatgcCTTAAGACAAGTATgactgacccaaaaaatcaaacatcgtccttctctcgtcacactcacgcccgtctttcatatgccaggtaaaaaaggacgacgcggattcatggccaaattagttttttctcaataactcgataaataataaatatacatccCCTATAGCTCCTCCGTTCGCAACCTCGGTATATACTTTGACCGCACTCTTTCATGGAACACCCAAACTCAAGAACTCCGCAAGAAGCTCCTCGCTGCCACTGCTTCTCTCAGACGCCTCAGTTACTTCCTTCCTGTATCAACCAAAATCTCATTAGTTCACGCTCTACTCTTTCCCATCCTAGATTACGCAGATGTCTGCTACAGTGATCTAAATGATCAACTTCTTTCTTCCCTTGAACGCCTGCAAAATCTTTGCATCCGATTCATCTTTGGTCTGAGAAAATACGATCACATATCTAACTACCGGACAGAGCTAAAGTGGCTACCTGTTAAGTTGCGTCGGAATACACATATTCTTcatcttctttttaatattctatttaatCCCAAAACTCCTGCTTACCTCAAACAAAACTTTACCTTTCTTGGACACAAGCATCCTACACTTCGCTCAGCCAATAAATTAACTcttgccttcccttcccacaACACTAACTTCTATGACTCTTCCTTCACCGTCTCTGCTATTCGTCTGTGGAATTCTTTACCCGAAAGCATACATAAGTCCAAATctattgataattttaaaaaaagactcaaacaatattacttagatttagctgcaaactcttaaacccttacgatttatcctcttcttcgattcatattattatattacttatatgtatttattttattcggtataaagtatctattatatttatttgtgtattatatttatttatttatatactaatagtatcttatcttatttttattttaaatatttttagttatattttatggttgcctggtagagactgcttccagcagtaaggccgccaattcaaactatttctgtttttgtaacgtgtgtaaattgatctgttttgtttgtttgaataaagagttttttatttatttatttattatacaatattttaaaaattcgctaggtcagtttctcaatgattgaattttatacaatgtgttaaaatattaacttagttcaatgcacggttatgtcaataaatgaaaaattcgtgaaaatttgatgcatctttgtcatttttttctatcgagaataATTTAAGATATCgagtttttgctcagatcggattcttggaaatataatgtagtatctaattaaagaaaatgaaacaatttggggcttattttcaagtataaaacaaaattattaaatcgtaAATTTTGGGTCAGTCgctttacaaaaaaaactttacaaatATGTCATCACACGACCAAGAAACGACTGTGTCTTGGTCGTGTGACTGACATTGGGTGCATCCTATTGCACTAACGCCATGTTGCAATGTGAAGTGACTACTACTACATTGAAATTGACAAACTTGCCGCCCGCGTTGGGCTGTTTGTTCCAAGATTGAATGacttattattgaattttaatggcattaaaaatgcatctaatgcttcttacagacgaacggcacgtgtcgatGGCAGTCTACGGCAGTCGCtcttttttttcattgatttttttgACACTTGTTGACAGCAGTCGACGGCTGCCGACGACTGCCGTCGAtgcgtgccgtcgacaagttccgttcgtctgtaagcgctcaaAGTTCAACTTAGAGCGTTAGTAAGTTGTCACTTACTTGTGACGTGTGCACAGGACAACGTCTGTAAAGTCCTTTAGTGTAGGGGTTCCTAAACTGTGCTCCGCGGCTCCCTGGTGCCGTGGAAAGGTAAAAGGGGCGCTGTGActcgtgagtcgatcctccatcattatcctaAACcacaaatatatataaaataaaattaaaatattaattatacaaagcagacagatgattaaatatttctttattattaatacttaccTATTTGGAACAAGGGTGGAACCCTTGTTCCAAAGAGGTAAGTATTTGGAACCCTTGTTCTTTttgtgtaatatgtatgtatattgtatgttcaGTACACCGAGGGCGCGGTGACGGACCTCGACTTGGTGATAGTGGGCGCGGACGAGGCGGAGAACAAGAGGCAGGGCCGCGCCAAGAGCTTCTACGTCGCCTGCCTCGACCACGCAGAGGGTAAGTCGTTGTTGGTAATATGATTAAATACTAACTTTAACACCCCTAtcatgggtatcgcagacacaatagattattatgcggcagccggctgccgcttggaaATTGGTGGGTTAAAGCGAAAGTACTGTATCTATCTTTTTGTCTGTCTTTCACGTCTAGACCGCGAAAATATCttagaaaaaatgtatggtttccgcaAGACTAACCAATTTCTGCGAATTAAAGTTGCAATAAAGTTGGCAACATCTactaatagtatttaaaaattaaaaaaaaaaactaaaaattaatatgTGCGAGTCCAATTCGCAATGATTGGCCAAATGTTTATGTTCATTGTCATTCCAGGCCTTTACAAAACGTACCGTTGTCTGTGATCTGTTGCCGAGAACCCTAATAATTTACGAATAGCTTAGCCGTAAGTTTCATCGCTACAGTACTACTGCTACCTACTGAATAGAGAGGGCACAATACAAATATGATAAAACTTCCAGATTACTAACTTATTCgtatgtattaattttattattaattgagcACAGCTGGAACCTTTTCCTCTTTTACAGGATCTGAACGGTGGGTGTGCGTGGGTGGAGTCGCGTCAGGTCTGACTTTCGACGAGAAGGAGCGAGTCTGCGCGTTCCTGGAACCCAACTGGAACACCAGCAAGAAGAAACCCCCGCCATCGGATATACACTTCAACAGACTCAAGCCCGACTTGTGGATATTGCCTGAACATTCTATTGTACTCCAGGTATTGATAGAGTTCGACTTCTTTCTCTGTATCCTGAGAGAAAGAGCGAGAAAGTTTGATAAAAGTTAAATGCTACGTGTTTCCGTCACTCGTATATACGCGCAATATTGCTATCGCGTGCGTTTTGAACGACAATGAATATACTATCCTAATTCACTTAGCTAATATTCCTCTCGCTTATAAAAATGCTGAATTTTGAATACCATAAATTGAACTACCAGATCAAGGCGTCAGAGCTGATCCGCAGCACGTACTGTGGCGCGGCGTACACGCTGCGTTTCCCGCGCATCACCGCCGTGCGCGACGACAAACCCGTACGTGACGTCATGACGTTGGACGACTACAACAGACTTGTTGCTGTAAGTTTTGGTTTACAGTTATTTTACCTAAGAGTTTACAGTTATTTAAcctgtattttaaaatacttgGGCCTGTTGCACCACTTCCTCATaaatgccgaataggctatccacagcttatctgacagatggagcatctgtcagataagttgtggatagcctatccggcacttatcaggaagtggtgaaacaggcccttactaaTTTAAAACCGACCTGTATTTGTCAGTTTGTCACACAATAAGATACACGTTGAAATGACCGATTTGCCGCTCGCGGTGTACGtatgtctgtttttttttaatggctcaTTTCAAATACATACATCGCGAGGTCTCACGACGAATTTCTTTCCTACAGAACAGCAATCCAGTAGAGAAATTATGCACGAAACGCATAAACGAGTCGGAAATCGAGCAGTTCGGTGTGAAAACTCGGCGGACGCGCGCGGCCAAGGTCATACAAGTTCCTGAACAATTCCGAGCGGTGCCGAAGAGAGACGTAGAAGTGACGTCACAGGCGCTGCGCGGACGCAAGATTTGCGTGCTCTCTGATGACGAAGACTGCAAGAAGATTGAGCTGATTAATATTATAGAGTCCCATGGTGGAAAACATGTGGAGAAtattggtaagttttttttttatgaaataaaggggcaaacgaacatacgggtcccctgatggaaagaaacttccgccgcccatggacactcgcagcatcagaagagctgcaggtgcgttgccggcattttaagagggaatagggttataggggagggtagggaagggaataagggagggtaggaaaggaaataggcgagggtagggaagggaaaagggtagggggattgggcctccggtaaactcacacactAGGCGAAACGCTctttaacgccggttttctgtgagcccgtggtatttagcGTAGGtgtaagcatggctctcccacgtcagatcGTAAGTAACGATATGACTTGTCTGTATCAGAGTCCGACATGAGACACaccgaaataaaattaaacgagGTACGACTTGGCGacgcataataataatacgaattaaaatgtcaaatagCGTGACGCCGCTTAACACTTTCCTTAACAGCATAACATAATGCAGGAATCTATTCGCCgagaatattatatacatagtcCGACATgactatgtatataatattctcGGCGTTTGTCGTTTAGGTGTAACCTGACATTAAGTAAAGGGAGAGGAAAAAAtgcctatactccactcgggctaacttgtcgctagcggtcattgcctctgtcaaaaa of Aricia agestis chromosome 9, ilAriAges1.1, whole genome shotgun sequence contains these proteins:
- the LOC121730072 gene encoding DNA ligase 4, with the protein product MADTNITPANEITFNEICLLFEKLYKRKKQRQEQNKILMNFVNEFRLKVAKTIGKKNTTFYPILRLLLPQCERERNPYNLKETKLGRLLVNVLGLNKQSDVAQKLLNFRAVNSGSNDSDFASVAYFVLKSRIGQDASTVSVGVVNEVLHTIASAETGNKGPVLDESFSYLMKKLNAAEFKWILRIILKDLKLSMSTQRILGAFHPDAPEFFQNCNNIQKVCEEFEDGDIRPLELGVQIGYAICPMLSERMDVTDVHQLSPDKAYQVEDKFDGERFQMHMENGVFNYFSRKGFSYADNYGQTYESGLLTPYLKDCLNSNVKSVILDGEMMGWHKEKQYFGSKGYSYDIKKVTDNSSYRPCFCVFDVLYYNGRCLIGPPEKGGVTLRDRLKVLDTVFTDVVGVIQISKRKIVKDSSEVLEGLNTAIENQGEGIVVKDLDSYYIANKRNAGWYKIKPEYTEGAVTDLDLVIVGADEAENKRQGRAKSFYVACLDHAEGSERWVCVGGVASGLTFDEKERVCAFLEPNWNTSKKKPPPSDIHFNRLKPDLWILPEHSIVLQIKASELIRSTYCGAAYTLRFPRITAVRDDKPVRDVMTLDDYNRLVANSNPVEKLCTKRINESEIEQFGVKTRRTRAAKVIQVPEQFRAVPKRDVEVTSQALRGRKICVLSDDEDCKKIELINIIESHGGKHVENIGSDTWCSVAGQSSFRVRKLIASGQYDIAPTSWLRSLPKSDSPCNIAPLDMLSIKKETELQLCHMYDEYGDSYTEFTDEATLRKCFQRMDKEPPIYLTTKEKLQLDSELFGEGPNPFSYLRPCIIYSKNPLYSLLAKLRQATITDDMQYATHIVVPQEIDVKEMENKRQENAKIVTEDWLEACFESNKMVDEVDFLLTEDRNKR